The Halalkalibacter krulwichiae genome has a segment encoding these proteins:
- a CDS encoding beta-ketoacyl-ACP synthase III: MKSVGIIGVGAYVPENVVSNLDLETSVATSDQWIRSRTGIEERRIASEEEDTSHMAVIAARRALDDASLHPEDIDLILVATATPDYVFPTVACMVQEALGIRHIPAMDLSAACSGFVYALVTGKQFIETNTYKNVLVVGSEKFSKIVDWSDRNTCVLFGDGAGAVVLSEVSDGKGILSFELGADGTGGKHLFVDNQTNYVAMNGSEVFKFAVRQMPDSCLQVIKKAGLSKEDVDFLVPHQANIRIIDAARQRLGLDKEKVSTTVTKHGNTSAASIPLALFSEIEKGSINDGDIVVIVGFGGGLTWGSVCLKWGK; encoded by the coding sequence ATGAAATCTGTTGGAATTATTGGAGTAGGTGCCTATGTACCAGAAAATGTTGTAAGCAACTTAGATCTTGAGACTAGCGTAGCAACAAGTGATCAGTGGATACGCTCTCGTACTGGAATAGAAGAACGTAGGATAGCAAGTGAAGAAGAGGACACCTCGCACATGGCTGTAATTGCTGCTAGAAGAGCCCTTGACGATGCCTCGTTACATCCTGAAGACATCGATTTAATTCTAGTGGCAACTGCAACTCCAGACTATGTATTTCCAACAGTTGCTTGCATGGTGCAGGAAGCCTTAGGAATACGTCATATACCGGCAATGGACCTTAGTGCTGCATGTTCTGGATTTGTTTATGCATTAGTAACAGGAAAACAGTTTATTGAAACGAATACATATAAGAATGTATTAGTTGTTGGCAGCGAGAAGTTCTCAAAAATAGTCGATTGGTCTGATCGAAATACTTGCGTCTTGTTTGGTGATGGGGCTGGGGCTGTTGTTTTAAGCGAAGTTTCAGATGGGAAGGGAATACTCTCATTTGAATTAGGTGCTGATGGTACTGGTGGCAAGCATTTATTTGTTGATAACCAAACGAATTATGTTGCCATGAATGGAAGTGAAGTATTTAAGTTTGCTGTGAGACAAATGCCTGATTCTTGTTTACAAGTAATTAAAAAGGCAGGTTTGTCGAAAGAGGATGTTGATTTTCTAGTTCCTCATCAAGCCAATATTCGCATTATTGATGCAGCTAGACAGAGATTAGGTTTAGATAAAGAAAAAGTTTCAACAACGGTAACGAAGCATGGGAATACATCCGCTGCTTCCATCCCGTTAGCTTTATTTAGTGAAATAGAAAAAGGTTCTATTAACGATGGAGATATTGTTGTAATTGTCGGCTTCGGTGGTGGTTTAACATGGGGTTCTGTTTGTTTAAAATGGGGGAAATAG
- the fabF gene encoding beta-ketoacyl-ACP synthase II has translation MKKRVVVTGIGAVTPLGNDVNTTWANLTAGVSGIGPLSRVDADQFNVKVAGEVKEFTPGDYMDSKEARRMARFTHFAIAASKMAVENAELKIGENIQSERVGVWIGSGIGGLDAFEEQHKKFLNKGPKRVSPFIIPMLIPDMASGRVSIELGAKGINNCSVTACASGANSIGDAFRVIQNGEMDAMITGGAEAAITDMTIAGFANMTALSTNPDPKTASRPFDQNRDGFVIAEGSGVLILEELEHALTRGARIYGEIVGYGATGDAHHITTPAPDGEGGQRAMKSALKDANLAPEQIDYINAHGTSTHYNDLYETSAIKEVFGEHAYQLVVSSTKSMTGHLLGAAGAIEAIFSLLAIRDSVVPPTINYETPDPSLDLDYVTNGAKEMQVDAVLSNSLGFGGHNVSLIFKKY, from the coding sequence ATGAAAAAACGAGTCGTAGTAACAGGAATTGGAGCCGTTACTCCTTTAGGGAATGATGTTAACACAACTTGGGCAAATCTAACAGCAGGTGTTTCTGGAATCGGACCACTATCTAGAGTAGATGCTGACCAATTTAATGTGAAAGTAGCTGGGGAAGTAAAAGAATTTACCCCTGGTGATTATATGGACAGTAAGGAAGCAAGAAGAATGGCACGTTTTACCCATTTTGCTATTGCTGCAAGTAAAATGGCTGTTGAAAATGCTGAACTTAAAATTGGTGAAAACATACAATCAGAACGTGTTGGGGTATGGATAGGTTCTGGGATTGGTGGTTTAGATGCATTTGAGGAGCAGCACAAAAAATTCTTAAACAAAGGACCAAAAAGAGTAAGCCCATTTATCATTCCAATGTTAATTCCTGATATGGCATCAGGTCGTGTTTCGATAGAGCTTGGGGCCAAGGGGATAAACAATTGTTCGGTCACAGCGTGTGCCTCTGGAGCAAATTCAATTGGCGATGCATTCCGAGTAATACAAAATGGCGAAATGGATGCAATGATTACAGGAGGAGCGGAAGCGGCGATTACTGATATGACCATTGCTGGTTTTGCTAATATGACAGCACTATCTACGAATCCAGATCCGAAAACGGCTAGTCGTCCTTTTGACCAAAATCGTGATGGATTCGTGATTGCAGAGGGATCAGGGGTATTAATTCTAGAAGAATTAGAACATGCTCTTACACGCGGGGCCCGTATTTATGGTGAAATTGTAGGATATGGTGCTACTGGTGATGCTCATCATATTACAACACCAGCACCAGACGGTGAAGGTGGGCAGCGTGCGATGAAATCAGCTTTAAAAGATGCAAATCTAGCACCTGAACAAATTGACTATATAAATGCTCATGGAACTAGTACTCATTACAATGATTTATATGAAACTTCAGCAATCAAAGAAGTATTTGGAGAGCATGCTTATCAATTAGTTGTCAGCTCGACGAAATCGATGACAGGCCACCTGCTCGGTGCTGCAGGAGCAATTGAGGCTATTTTTTCTCTTTTGGCTATTCGAGATAGTGTCGTACCACCGACGATCAATTACGAAACTCCGGATCCAAGTCTCGATTTAGATTATGTTACAAACGGGGCGAAAGAAATGCAAGTTGATGCTGTATTATCGAATTCATTAGGATTTGGTGGCCATAATGTATCATTAATCTTTAAAAAATACTAA
- a CDS encoding peptide-methionine (S)-S-oxide reductase MsrA, with the protein MRTRVGYAGGTLQNPIYRQMGDHTETIEIDFDSSVLKLEELFDIFWQSHNALKVNHYRGKQYQSMILFRNDEQAQVALASKRKWEDKLNGTIQTEIAPLITFYLAEERHQKYYLKRFPKAYFELMSYFPTFCEFVDSTLVARLNGFVREYGSLQSIKMELAEWPLRQKEKGAIESMIQSLKW; encoded by the coding sequence ATTCGTACACGTGTTGGGTATGCAGGAGGTACATTGCAAAATCCTATATACAGACAAATGGGCGATCATACCGAAACAATTGAGATAGATTTTGATTCTTCGGTGCTTAAGTTAGAAGAACTATTTGATATTTTTTGGCAGAGTCATAATGCATTGAAAGTGAATCATTATCGTGGGAAACAATATCAATCAATGATTTTATTTAGAAACGATGAACAAGCACAAGTCGCCCTTGCAAGTAAAAGAAAGTGGGAAGATAAATTGAACGGAACGATCCAAACAGAGATTGCTCCTCTAATTACTTTTTACCTAGCAGAGGAAAGGCATCAAAAATATTATCTTAAACGTTTTCCCAAAGCATATTTTGAATTAATGAGTTATTTTCCCACATTTTGCGAATTTGTAGACTCTACATTAGTTGCAAGGTTAAATGGATTTGTAAGAGAGTATGGCTCATTGCAGTCTATTAAAATGGAATTAGCAGAATGGCCTTTAAGACAAAAAGAAAAAGGCGCTATAGAAAGTATGATTCAGTCTTTAAAGTGGTAA